The Hyalangium minutum DNA segment GACCCCCACCCTGACCGCGACCGTCACCAATGCCTATGGGCTCTCAGCCTCCAAGGCGTTCTCCGTGCCCGGCCTGCCCACGTGCGTTTCCGGATGGAGCTCCGCGGGCTCGATGGCCGGGGCCCGCGAGTTCCCCACCGCCACGCTGCTCGCCTCCGGCAAGGTGCTCGTCACGGGGGGACCCAATGCCGCCTTTGCGGAGCTGTATGACCCGGCCACCAACACCTGGTCCTCTGCGGGCGCCATGGCCTCGGACCGCTACGATCACACCGCCACCCTGCTCCCCTCCGGCAAGGTGCTCGTCACGGGGGGCTACGGTGGCGGCCACCTCGCCACGGCGGAGTTGTATGACCCGGCCACCAACGCATGGTCCCCCGCAGGCACCCTGGCCACGGCGCGCTCCCAGCACACCGCCACCCTGCTCCCCTCCGGCAAGGTGCTCGTCGCAGGGGGATACAACGGAAGCATCCTGAGCTCCGCGGAGGTGTACGACCCAGCGACCAACGCCTGGTCCTCTGCCAGCTCCATGGCCTTGAGCCGCTACTACCACACCGCTGTTCTGCTCTCTTCGGGCAAGGTGCTCATCGCGGGCGGCTTCTCTGGCACCTACCTCCATTCCGCAGAGGTCTACGACCCGGCGAACAACTCCTGGTCCTCAGCCGGGTCCATGACCGTGAGGCGCTCCATGCACACCGCCACCCTGCTCCCCTCCGGCAAGGTGCTCGTCGCGGCGGGCGCGGGCACGTCTGGCAACCTCGCCTCCGCGGAGGTGTACGACCCAGCGACCAACGCCTGGTCCTCTGCCAGCTCCATGGCCTTGAGCCGCTACTCCCACACCGCTGTTCTGCTCTCTTCGGGCAAGGTGCTCATCGCGGGGGGTTTTAGCCTCGCGTACCTCGCCCAAGCGGAGGTGTACGACCCAGCCACCAACGCCTGGTCCTCCACTGGCTCCATGTCCATGGCCCGCTCGAAGCCCATCGCTACCTTGCTCCCCTCAGGCAGAGTGCTCGTCACCGGGGGCTTGAGTTCCTCTGGCTCTCTCGCCACGGCGGAGCTCTACACTCCCTAAAGAAAGGCGATGAACGAATGAACCCAAGGCAAGCACGGGTGTGGACGTGCGTGCTGGGGCTGCTGGGCTCCGGCTGCACTGCGGGCCGCGAAGCCGCCACACCGGTTCCCGTGGCGGCTCCTGCGCCTTCCACCCCCACCTGCCCGGAGTCCATTGTCGCGGACGTACCGCTGGAGGCGGACTACGGGCCGCGGATCCAGGCGCGCCACTGGCTGCCCGCGCTGGCGCCCTCGGAGTTCGCCTTCGTGCCCACGAACACCGTCGAGGCGTCCTTCCGCCAGAAGCTGGAGCTGGCCGAGGGCACCGTCGAGCTGCTCGGCATGGAGGAGCGCACCCAGCCTGTCATCGACGGAGGCGCGGCCCTGGTCATGGCGCGTCCAGTGGCCGGAGGCTTCTGCATCATCAACACCTGGGCCACCTGGCAGTCCACGGAGGTGGATGTGTCGCTCGCGGGCTCCTGGGTGCCTCCGGACAAGCGGATGGCCATCCTGCTGCTCAAGCTGGAGCTGGATCGGGCCGCGGGCGGCGAGGAGACACGGTGGGTGGTGCTCGGAACCGATGGAGCGCGGGCGTGGATCGCCCTGGGGCAGCCCCCCGAGCATCAGCTCATCGCGCCCTCCGTCTCGCTGTCTCCCAAGAAGGATCAGCTCTGCCTCGACGTGAAGATCGAGTACGTCAACCGGCTGCGCCTGAGCACGGACGGGCACTTCGTCCAGGCCGCCCCCAAGCGCTGATCCGGGCTTCTTGAGCGCCACGCTCGCTCGGCTGTTGCGAGGGCCTGCGGGCAGCCCTTGCTTTGCGGCGCCCGCCTGCCGTCTCCACCTTGGGAGGGGACTTCATCTCATCCAAGGAGCTTTCCCATGGCAGGGACCCTGACGTCATCCCCGCGTCCGCTCGCGGTCATCACCGGAGCGTCGAGCGGCATTGGCTTCGAATTGGCCAGGCAGTTCGCGCAGCACGGCTTCGATTTGTTCATCGCGGCGGAGGACATCGGCATCCTGGACGCCGAGGCGGGCCTGAGTTCCCTGGGGGTTCAGGTCGAGAGCCTGCAGGTCGACTTGGCGACCTACCAGGGCGTCGAGCAGCTTTGGGCGCGGGTCCAGGCCACGGGCCGGCCGGTGGACTCGCTGGCACTGAACGCGGGTGTCGGCGTCGGCGGTGACTTCGCGCGGGAGACGTCGCTCGAGGCGGAGCTCAACCTCATCCAGCTCAACGTCACGTCCACGGTGCACCTGGCCAAGCGCGCGGTGCGAGACATGGTGAAGCGCGGCAGCGGGCGCATCCTCATCACGTCATCCGTTGCCGCGACGATGCCCTCGCCGCTGGAGGCGGTCTACGGCGCATCCAAGGCCTTCGTGCAGGCCTTCGCGGAGTCCTTGCGCAACGAGCTCAAGGACGCGGGAATCACCGTCACCTCTTTGATGCCGGGCCCCACCGAGACGAACTTCTTCCACCGCGCAGGGATGGACCACACCCGGGTCGGCCAGCAGGAGAAGGACGATGCCGAGACCGTGGCGCGTGAGGGCTTCAAGGCGCTCATGGCCGGCAAGGAGAAGGTCGTTGCCGGCTCCTGGAGCAACAAGGCCATGGTCGCCGGAGGCAGGATCCTCCCCGAGTCGGTGAAGGCGGCCATGCACCGCCACCTCTCCGAGCCGGTGCCCGACAAGAAGTCCTGACGCTTACGGCTGGGCCTGAGCCGGCGCGCTCAGGCTCACCGGGGCCCGGCCTCTCGGGGACTGCTCGCCCTTCCCTTGGAAGGGCCACAGCACCGGCACCGCAAACACCAAGAAGGCCACCATCACCGCCGTCAGCGGCGTGCCCAGCCGGAAGAAGTCCGTGAACCGGTAGTGCCCAGGGCCGTACACGAGCACGCAGCTGGGCTCCAGCGGCGTGATGAACGAGCAGCTCGCCGCCAGCGTCACCCCGATGGCGAACGGCCGCGCATCCACTCCCAGCTGCGCCGCCGCGCTCACCGCCACCGGCAGCACCACCAGCGCCGCCGCCTGGTTGCTCATGGGCGCCGACAGCACGATGGTCAGCACCATCAGCGACAGCAGCACCAGGCGCGGGCCCCCATACGAGCCCAGCTGCGCCGCCAGCCCGCCCAGGTACTTGCCCGCCCCGCTCACCTCCATGGCCACGCCCAGCGCCATCATCGAGCCGATGAGCAGCACCACTCGCCAGTCCACCCGGAACGCAATCCGCGAGTCCACGCACCCGGTGACGATCATCGCCAGCATGCCCACCAGCCCCGCCACCGCCATGGGCACCAGCCCCAACGTCCCCGCCGCCAGGGCGCCCAGGAAGATGCTCACCGCCATCAGCGCCTTGCGGTAGCGCGGCGGCTGGTACTCCACATCCGTGAGCACCAACAGCGTCGTGCCATCCGACAGCTCTGCCACCCGAGAGCGAGGCCCGCGCAGCAACAGCACATCCCCCACCGACAGCGGCATCGCCGACAGCGACTGCTCCCCGAAGATGCGCCCCAGCATCTGCAGCTTCGTGAGCCGCTGAATGGCCGGCTTGCGGTGCAGCGCCAGCGCCACCAGTCCGTAGCGCTCCACGAAGAGCACCTCCTTCAGGCTGCGCCCCACCAGCGGGCTCCCTGGCGGCACGCTCGCCTCCAGCAGCACCGCGTCCCGCTCGCGCAGATCTTCATCCCCCAGCCTCACGTCCGGGCGGATGCCGATGCCCTGCAGGTCCTTCACCCGGAGGATGTCCTCGCGCTTCCCCTCGATGATGATGCGCTCGTCCCCGGCCAGCACGTGCTTGGGCACCGCCGGCAGAGGCTGCCCATCCCGGATCAGCCCGATGACGCGCAGTCCCAGCCCCTCGGTGATGTCCGCCAGCTCCTTGCCCAGGTAGCGCGAGTCCGGCGGAAGCACCGCCTCCGTGAGGTAGTCGCGCACGGACCAGTCACTCATCCCCCCGTCGCCCGCTCGCGAGGGCAGCAGCAGAGGCCCCAGCAGCACCACCACCAGAATCCCCACCACCGCCACCGGCAGTCCCACCGGCGCCAGTTCCGTCACGCCAATCCCCTTCATCCCCAGCTTCTCCATCGCCGCTGAGGCCACCAGGTTCGTGGACGTGCCGTACAAGAAGATCATCCCGCCCAGCATCGACGCGTACGCCAGGGGCAGCAGCACCTTGCTCTTGGGCACCTTGGCCCGGTGCGCCGCGCCGATGGCCACCGGCAGGAACGCCGCCGTCGTCACCGTGTTGGAGATGATGGACGAGAACGCCGCCACCGCTCCCATCATCGCCAGCACGAACATCTGGTGCCCGTAGCGCGCGAAGAAGGAGAGCCGCTGCCCCACCATCTGCACCACGCCCGTGGAGGCAAGCCCCTGTGTCATCGCCAGCAGGGTGAAGATGAAGATGACGGTGTCGTTGCTGAAGCCCTCGAAGGCCTGCGCCGGCGTGAGCACCCGGGTGATCGCCAGCAGACACACCACGGTCAGTGAGCTCACCTCGATGGGAATGGTCTCCAAGGAGAAGAGCACCAGCGCGACAACCACAATTCCCAGCACGATGGCGATGGTCATAAGGGAAGCCCGGCAACGTGGGGACAGGTGCGCCTCCAAGCGAGTCTTCGACGCACTGCATCGTCAGCTAATGGATGCTTCCCGTCTGATAAGTGAAATTAGAGGAGCCCTGTTCACCCGGCAGGTTCACTGCCGGACGGGTGTTGCTTTGAGGGGCCCCCTTCATGAAGTTTTGCCCCCTCTCCCATTGCTACCGTCCCGCGCCTCAGCAACGGACGTACAAGGGGGGGATTACCTTTGAGACGACACGAGGAAACTTCCATGGCTTCGACGCAGATGGCGGCCGTTGGCGACGCGCCGACGAAGAACCAGGCCCTGCTCCAGTGGGTGTCCCGCTGCGTGCGGATGACGCAGCCGGACCGCGTAGTGTGGTGCGACGGCTCCGAAGAGGAGAAGAAGCGCCTGACGGATCAGGCGGTGAAGGAGGGCATCCTCATCCCGCTGAACCAGGAGAAGCGCCCGGGCTGCTATCTCCACCGCTCCAACCCCAACGACGTGGCGCGCGTGGAGCACCTCACCTTCATCTGCACGCCCAACAAGACGGACGCCGGGCCCACCAACAACTGGATGGACCCCGAGGAGGCCTACACCAAGCTGGGCCAGCTCTTCGACGGCTGCATGAAGGGCCGCACCCTGTACGTGGTGCCCTACGTCATGGGCCCGCTGGGCAGCCCCTACGCCAAGATTGGCGTAGAGCTCACCGACAGCATCTACGTGGCGCTCAACATGCGGATCATGACCCGCATGGGCAAGGCGGCCCTGGACATGCTGGGGGACTCGGATGACTTCAACCGCGGCCTGCACAGCACCGGTGACGTGAACCCGGACCGCCGCTACATCTGCCACTTCCCCCACGACAACACCATCTGGAGCTTCGGCTCGGGGTACGGCGGCAACGTGCTGCTGGGCAAGAAGTGCCTGGCGCTGCGCATCGGCAGCTACCTGGGCCGCGAGGAGGGCTGGCTCGCCGAGCACATGCTCATCCTCGGCGTGACGGACCCGAAGGGGCAGACCACCTACGTGGCCGCCGCGTTCCCGTCCGCCTGCGGCAAGACGAACTTCGCGATGATGATTCCGCCCGGCGAGTACAAGGGCTGGAAGGTGGAGACGGTGGGCGATGACATCGCCTGGATGCGCGTGGGCCCGGACGGCCGCCTGTACGCCATCAACCCGGAGGCGGGCTACTTCGGCGTGGTGCCTGGCACCAACAACAAGACCAACCCGAACGCGATGGCCACCATCGCCAAGGACACCCTGTTCACCAACGTGGCACTGACGCCGGACGGGGACGTGTGGTGGGAGGGTAAGGACGGCGAGGTGCCCGCCGAGCTCACCGACTGGCAGGGCCGCCCCTGGAAGCCGGGCAACGGCGAGAAGGCGGCGCACCCCAACAGCCGCTTCACCGCGCCGATGACGAACAACCCGGCGCTCAGCTCCAAGGCGAATGATCCGCAGGGCGTGCCCATCAGCGCCATCATCTTCGGCGGGCGCCGCTCCAACACGGTCCCGCTGGTGCTCCAGGCCTTCAACTGGACGCACGGCGTGTTCCTGGGCGCCACCATGGGCAGCGAGACGACGGCCGCCGCCACCGGCAAGGTGGGCGTGGTCCGGAGAGACCCGATGGCCATGCTGCCCTTCTGCGGCTACCACATGGGCGACTACCTCCAGCACTGGCTGGACATGCAGAAGTCCATCACCCACCTGCCGAAGATCTTCCAGGTGAACTGGTTCCGGCAGGACAAGAACGGCAAGTACCTGTGGCCGGGCTACGGCGACAACATGCGCGTGCTGGAGTGGATCGTGAACCGCGTCCACGGCCGCGTGCCCACGCAGGAGACGCTGCTGGGCTGGGTGCCGCGCCAGGGTGACATCAACACCCAGGGCCTGGACCTCAACCCCGAGGCCATGGCGGAGTCCACCTCCATCAAGGCCGACGAGTGGCGCAGCGAGCTCAAGAGCCAGGAGGTCTTCTTCGAGCAGCTGGGCACCAAGGCGCCCGAGGCGCTCATGCTCCAGCGCAAGCTGCTGATCTCCCGCCTGGGCAACTAGGCAGGCGGCGCCCCTCCCGAGGGGTCCTCCAGGGCCGTCCCGTCCATGGGGTCGGGGCGGCCCTTCGTGTTTTCGGGGACTGTTCGCCCCAGAACGGGTTCAGCGGTAGGCTGGGCCCCATGAGACTGGCTTTCCTGTTGTCGATGGCCCTGCTGGTGGCCATGCCCTCGGGGGCGTGGGCACAGAAGGGGGCGAAGAACCCGGCCGCGCTCGTGAAGGAGGGAGAGCGGCTGTACAACGCGGGCAAGTATCGCGAGGCCGCCGAGGTCCTGAAGAAGGCCCAGGAGGCCCAGCCCAACTCCAAGCTCATCTACAACATCGCCCGCGCCTACGAGCAGGCGGGCGACCTGCGCGAGTCGCTCAGCTACTACCAGCAGTACGTGGGACAGAACACCGAGGAGGCGGACCCCACGCTGCTCAAGCGCTCGGCGCTGGCCATCGACCGGCTGCGGGTGCTCATCGACAAGGAGGCGAAGGCCGCGGCCGA contains these protein-coding regions:
- a CDS encoding phosphoenolpyruvate carboxykinase (GTP), translating into MASTQMAAVGDAPTKNQALLQWVSRCVRMTQPDRVVWCDGSEEEKKRLTDQAVKEGILIPLNQEKRPGCYLHRSNPNDVARVEHLTFICTPNKTDAGPTNNWMDPEEAYTKLGQLFDGCMKGRTLYVVPYVMGPLGSPYAKIGVELTDSIYVALNMRIMTRMGKAALDMLGDSDDFNRGLHSTGDVNPDRRYICHFPHDNTIWSFGSGYGGNVLLGKKCLALRIGSYLGREEGWLAEHMLILGVTDPKGQTTYVAAAFPSACGKTNFAMMIPPGEYKGWKVETVGDDIAWMRVGPDGRLYAINPEAGYFGVVPGTNNKTNPNAMATIAKDTLFTNVALTPDGDVWWEGKDGEVPAELTDWQGRPWKPGNGEKAAHPNSRFTAPMTNNPALSSKANDPQGVPISAIIFGGRRSNTVPLVLQAFNWTHGVFLGATMGSETTAAATGKVGVVRRDPMAMLPFCGYHMGDYLQHWLDMQKSITHLPKIFQVNWFRQDKNGKYLWPGYGDNMRVLEWIVNRVHGRVPTQETLLGWVPRQGDINTQGLDLNPEAMAESTSIKADEWRSELKSQEVFFEQLGTKAPEALMLQRKLLISRLGN
- a CDS encoding SDR family NAD(P)-dependent oxidoreductase, which codes for MAGTLTSSPRPLAVITGASSGIGFELARQFAQHGFDLFIAAEDIGILDAEAGLSSLGVQVESLQVDLATYQGVEQLWARVQATGRPVDSLALNAGVGVGGDFARETSLEAELNLIQLNVTSTVHLAKRAVRDMVKRGSGRILITSSVAATMPSPLEAVYGASKAFVQAFAESLRNELKDAGITVTSLMPGPTETNFFHRAGMDHTRVGQQEKDDAETVAREGFKALMAGKEKVVAGSWSNKAMVAGGRILPESVKAAMHRHLSEPVPDKKS
- a CDS encoding SLC13 family permease codes for the protein MTIAIVLGIVVVALVLFSLETIPIEVSSLTVVCLLAITRVLTPAQAFEGFSNDTVIFIFTLLAMTQGLASTGVVQMVGQRLSFFARYGHQMFVLAMMGAVAAFSSIISNTVTTAAFLPVAIGAAHRAKVPKSKVLLPLAYASMLGGMIFLYGTSTNLVASAAMEKLGMKGIGVTELAPVGLPVAVVGILVVVLLGPLLLPSRAGDGGMSDWSVRDYLTEAVLPPDSRYLGKELADITEGLGLRVIGLIRDGQPLPAVPKHVLAGDERIIIEGKREDILRVKDLQGIGIRPDVRLGDEDLRERDAVLLEASVPPGSPLVGRSLKEVLFVERYGLVALALHRKPAIQRLTKLQMLGRIFGEQSLSAMPLSVGDVLLLRGPRSRVAELSDGTTLLVLTDVEYQPPRYRKALMAVSIFLGALAAGTLGLVPMAVAGLVGMLAMIVTGCVDSRIAFRVDWRVVLLIGSMMALGVAMEVSGAGKYLGGLAAQLGSYGGPRLVLLSLMVLTIVLSAPMSNQAAALVVLPVAVSAAAQLGVDARPFAIGVTLAASCSFITPLEPSCVLVYGPGHYRFTDFFRLGTPLTAVMVAFLVFAVPVLWPFQGKGEQSPRGRAPVSLSAPAQAQP